Proteins encoded in a region of the Podospora pseudopauciseta strain CBS 411.78 chromosome 6, whole genome shotgun sequence genome:
- the UBC2 gene encoding Ubiquitin-conjugating enzyme E2 2 (COG:O; EggNog:ENOG503NXSQ), which translates to MSTAARRRLMRDFKRMQTDPPAGVSASPVPDNVMTWNAVIIGPADTPFEDGTFRLVMHFEEQYPNKPPSVKFISQMFHPNVYATGELCLDILQNRWSPTYDVAAVLTSIQSLLNDPNTGSPANVEASNLYKDNRKEYTKRVRETVEKSWED; encoded by the exons ATGTCGACGGCAGCCCGCAGACGTCTCATGCGAGACTTCAAG CGCATGCAAACCGACCCTCCCGCTGGCGTTTCTGCTTCTCCGGTTCCAGACAATGTGATGACTTG gAATGCCGTCATTATTGGACCCGCCGATACTCCATTCGAAGACGGAACCTTTAGACTCGTGATGCATTTCGAAGAACAGTATCCCAACAAGCCGCCCTCGGTCAAGTTCATCAGCCAGATGTTCCATCCCAACGTCTACGCCACCGGCGAACTCTGCTTGGATATCCTCCAGAATCGCTGGAGTCCCACGTACGATGTCGCGGCTGTTCTTACGAGTATTCAAAG TTTGCTCAACGACCCGAACACGGGATCCCCAGCGAACGTCGAAGCTTCCAATTTGTACAAGGACAACCGTAAGGAGTACACGAAAAGAGTCagggagacggtggagaaGAGCTGGGAAGACTAA
- a CDS encoding hypothetical protein (COG:Z; EggNog:ENOG503NWJ6): MSNANSIKVVARFRPQNRVEIESGGQPIVTFQGPDTCTVDSKEAQGSFTFDRVFDMSCKQSDIFDFSIKPTVDDILNGYNGTVFAYGQTGAGKSYTMMGTNIDDESGKGVIPRIIEQIFSQIMSSPANIEYTVRVSYMEIYMERIRDLLQPQNDNLPVHEEKSRGVYVKGLLEIYVSSVQEVFEVMRRGGNARAVAATNMNQESSRSHSIFVVTITQKNVETGSAKSGQLFLVDLAGSEKVGKTGASGQTLEEAKKINKSLSALGMVINALTDGKSSHVPYRDSKLTRILQESLGGNSRTTLIINCSPSSYNDAETLSTLRFGMRAKSIKNKAKVNAELSPAELKQMVAKAKNQITTFENYIADLQSEVQLWRAGDAVPKERWVPPLLEDRVSGTKADSRPARPATPSRLLERTGAETPSAAERSGTPSLPLDKDEREEFLRRENELQDQLAEKETHAAAIERQLRETKEELAIIKEHDGKLGKENERLISESNEFKMQLERLAFENKEAQITMDGLKDANSELTAELDELKQQMLDMKMSAKETSAVLDEKEKKKAEKMAKMLAGFDLSGDVFSDNERSVADAIAQLDALFEIASSGDPVPPDDLKALREKLLEVQGFVRQAELSSFSAASTEAEVQKRQELEAKLTALQQEHEDILSRNLDEADKEEVKALLAKTLSDKSNTQAELVEGLRTDLNVRVAENEKLKALVDDLQRRVKSNGAVPMANGKTVQQQLAEFDVMKKSLMRDLQNRCERVVELEISLDETREQYNNVLRSSNNRAQQKKMAFLERNLEQLTQVQRQLVEQNSALKKEVAIAERKLIARNERIQSLESLLQESQEKMAQANHKFEVQLAAVKDRLEAAKAGSTRGLGSPTGLGGFNIGSRIAKPLRGGGDNNTTTTVSSNPTIASLQQQNAPVENKRSSWFFNKS, from the exons ATGTCGAACGCAAATAGCATCAAGGTCGTGGCTCGGTTTCGCCCGCAAAATCGGGTGGAAATCGAGTCGGGCGGTCAGCCCATTGTCACCTTTCAAGGCCCAGACACCTGCACTGTCGAT TCCAAGGAAGCGCAGGGCTCCTTCACGTTTGACCGTGTCTTTGATATGTCATGCAAGCAATCAGACATTTTCGACTTTTCCATCAAGCCCACCGTCGACGATATCCTCAACGGTTACAATGGTACCGTCTTCGCCTATGGTCAGACCGGTGCCGGTAAATCGTACACCATGATGGGTACCAACATCGACGACGAAAGTGGAAAGGGTGTGATTCCAAGAATCATCGAGCAGATTTTCTCTCAGATCATGTCGAGCCCGGCCAATATCGAGTATACAGTGCGCGTCAGCTACATGGAGATCTACATGGAGCGCATCCGCGATCTGTTGCAGCCACAAAACGACAACCTGCCAGTCCACGAGGAGAAGAGCAGGGGTGTCTACGTCAAGGGGCTGCTggagatttacgtatcgagTGTGCAGGAGGTCTTCGaagtgatgaggagaggcGGCAACGCCAGAGCTGTCGCGGCGACCAACATGAACCAGGAGTCTTCTCGATCGCATTCCATCTTCgtcgtcaccatcacccagaAGAATGTCGAAACCGGCTCGGCCAAGAGTGGTCAGCTCTTCTTAGTCGATTTGGCCGGTAGTGAAAAGGTTGGCAAGACGGGCGCCAGCGGACAAACGCTGGAGGAAGCCAAAAAGATCAACAAGAGTTTGAGTGCCCTCGGCATGGTCATCAACGCCTTGACGGACGGCAAATCATCACACGTTCCTTACAGAGACTCAAAACTCACCCGGATTCTACAGGAATCTCTGGGTGGTAACAGTCGGACGACCCTCATTATCAACTGCTCCCCTTCCAGTTACAACGATGCCGAGACACTCAGCACGCTCCGCTTCGGCATGCGCGCCAAATCCATCAAAAACAAGGCCAAGGTCAACGCCGAGCTCAGCCCTGCCGAACTCAAGCAAATGgtggccaaggccaagaacCAAATCACAACCTTTGAGAATTATATTGCCGACCTGCAGAGCGAAGTACAGTTATGGCGTGCCGGCGACGCCGTGCCAAAGGAGAGGTGGGTCCCACCCCTTTTGGAAGACAGAGTATCAGGCACAAAGGCAGATTCAAGGCCGGCCCGGCCCGCAACACCTTCCCGATTACTGGAGCGTACCGGTGCTGAAACGCCTTCTGCTGCCGAGAGATCTGGGACACCAAGCCTCCCTCTGGACAAGGATGAACGAGAAGAGTTCTTGCGCCGGGAGAATGAGCTCCAGGACCAGCTTGCCGAAAAGGAGACACATGCTGCCGCCATTGAGAGACAACTCCGTGAGACAAAGGAGGAgcttgccatcatcaaggagCACGATGGAAAGCTCGGAAAGGAAAACGAAAGGTTGATCAGCGAGTCTAACGAGTTCAAGATGCAGCTGGAAAGGTTAGCATTCGAGAATAAGGAGGCTCAGATCACCATGGACGGGCTCAAGGATGCCAACTCGGAGCTTACCGCCGAGCTGGACGAGCTCAAGCAGCAGATGCTTGACATGAAGATGAGCGCCAAGGAGACCAGTGCCGTCCtggatgagaaggagaagaagaaggcggagaagatGGCCAAGATGCTTGCCGGCTTCGATCTCAGCGGGGATGTGTTTAGCGACAACGAGCGATCCGTCGCCGATGCGATCGCGCAACTAGACGCCCTCTTCGAGATTGCCTCGAGTGGCGACCCTGTCCCCCCTGACGACCTCAAGGCCCTCAGGGAGAAGCTCTTGGAGGTGCAGGGTTTCGTACGACAGGCCGAGCTGTCTAGCTTCAGTGCTGCCTCCACCGAGGCCGAAGTGCAAAAGAGACAGGAGCTGGAGGCCAAGCTGACTGCTCTCCAACAAGAGCACGAGGACATCTTGTCCAGGAACCTGGATGAGGccgacaaggaggaggttaAGGCCCTTCTCGCCAAGACGCTGTCCGACAAGTCCAACACACAAGCCGAGCTCGTCGAGGGTCTCCGGACCGACCTCAACGTCCGCGTGGCGGAGaacgagaagctcaaggctcTCGTTGATGACCTCCAACGCCGGGTCAAGTCCAACGGGGCGGTGCCCATGGCCAACGGCAAGAcggtgcagcagcagctggctgAGTTTGACGTGATGAAGAAGAGTCTTATGCGCGACCTCCAGAACCGGTGCGAGCGCGTGGTGGAGCTCGAAATCTCCTTGGATGAGACTCGCGAGCAGTACAACAATGTGCTCCggagcagcaacaaccgggcacagcagaagaagatggcGTTTCTGGAGCGCAACCTGGAGCAGCTCACGCAGGTGCAGAGGCAGCTGGTGGAGCAGAACTCGGcgctgaagaaggaggtggcgATTGCGGAGCGCAAGCTGATTGCGCGCAACGAGAGGATCCAGAGCTTGGAGAGCTTGCTGCAGGAGAGCCAGGAGAAGATGGCGCAGGCGAACCACAA ATTCGAGGTGCAGCTCGCCGCCGTCAAAGACCGGCTCGAGGCGGCGAAGGCCGGAAGCACAAGGGGGCTGGGCTCGCCGACTGGCCTCGGTGGCTTCAACATTGGCAGCCGAATCGCCAAGCCGCTTCGTGGCGGAGGTGACAACAATACTACGACGACTGTTTCTAGTAATCCTACGATTGCCAGcttgcagcagcagaatgCTCCGGTTGAGAATAAGAGGTCGAGCTGGTTTTTTAACAAGTCGTAG
- a CDS encoding hypothetical protein (COG:S; EggNog:ENOG503NXZ5), translating into MQSGLSEVSNSETHKPTDSTPSTASQYGIRRPSSQPRPGSQSQRRARSPSPGARGSELDVSELDHKLDRLNVASVEVDVDTAPSYELVAGQRISEYENASSVMLSNRQSPRPASDSKPTSNGVPFKSAQLTDFPNELLTQVLSHLHPDSHGAVALVSKRFYALVTTPYAWRTAFLRYFPGRDALAESKKSGQKEQEGESHHDVIRSEVRFFTRLTTSASWRSEYLLRTRLLRSVVRGKPGSGGVGTSTKASQKKSGAVLTYNSKLPWMISTVHANFTGGRQGPKVIHGSRDLGIATTSDPTTGRLDKVGLDDPFSFQQLDEVFPDLDFWGLDDGLAAVPNVLDVSQQYGLVGGEGFPGGRVYFKGAGDLRGKYLGQDDVIIDMEPEIPKIPELMEAVSAVWIAKTPNPMQVTNSMVGIMTGSTLGVVTAYTLGIDSTGPRFSKGDMTARWVLCPGVPVVDIKVDDNYSLKRKALGRVWAVALNALGEVFYLRDVPTPPLVKGKLEQMVRHAWYSGRTAYWELIEATRRTARPDEFDRNVVRGSYSPRSPCNSMRLNKDQIIAESKEIEKFFRYKPEHWRKACLGWDMLRKLEVDFAGGDENRAGEGIFVVTMGHGRGEQASVLRLVRAESRPLVTTPSGPTTPLAQPFHSSIFGDQVVPNGPGKTSVGSGLNTPRTEENAAKPDSEEWKLTEFTFKSNASTEITASSMDLSTFAVMAPFEDPLHSGSQLADPPGTPTSGHASGEIPGRRARLLAIGTSTGSIVLWNARDASPVVKPVRVIQTDSPEISSLGVSALYVVHGGSDGLVQAWDPLASTLEPIRTLNARPSGRIPRHILQSNPALQHANFYKVGAIFLDPDPTALRGVLAFGTFLRYWTYSSTNQVTGRKRRHRHNDVHGRLAGRRDGAGVDSYIAAEAAEMRREQEHRSKELDRLRKRFGVGLAELTEEEALQYAQMISEESLLLDEQRRFSASDTASGSNADFGSLDGSSSGSSSSSTAETITPEPSISNGGVATAAWASSSSVVLAPLPEETTEDDFEAQMQRAIRLSLLESGGDSSGQVTNCYSPVGQHQSEEDLEMYQEFQVVVKKPNGRGKKDKGKGVMNGGGGGGSGSNAIVDKMYGYNGVSGVNSVVDLGGGGGDGEMDDDLALALRLSMLEEEERLRRLGEEREEGVVNGEWEREGEGEEEFPALEVKGKGKGRA; encoded by the exons ATGCAATCAGGGCTTTCTGAAGTTTCAAACAGCGAGACTCACAAACCCACCGACTCTACCCCGTCCACCGCCTCCCAATATGGCATACGTCGCCCCAGCTCTCAGCCTCGGCCAGGCAGCCAGTCCCAGCGCCGTGCTCGGAGCCCCTCTCCGGGTGCGCGGGGCAGCGAGCTTGACGTCAGCGAGCTCGACCACAAGCTGGACCGACTGAACGTCGCTAGTGTTGAAGTCGATGTTGATACTGCTCCAAGCTATGAGCTGGTCGCCGGCCAGCGCATCTCGGAATATGAAAATGCGTCATCAGTGATGCTCTCGAACCGTCAGAGTCCTCGCCCGGCTTCCGACTCGAAGCCCACCAGCAATGGCGTGCCCTTCAAGAGTGCCCAGCTGACCGACTTTCCCAATG AACTCCTGACCCAagtcctctcccacctccatcccGACTCGCACGGCGCTGTGGCTTTAGTGTCGAAGCGGTTTTATGCGCTTGTTACGACCCCTTATGCCTGGCGGACTGCCTTCCTGCGATACTTCCCTGGGCGTGATGCCCTGGCAGAATCGAAGAAGTCTGGTCAAAAGGAACAGGAGGGCGAATCTCACCATGATGTCATCAGGTCCGAGGTTCGATTCTTCACTCGGCTGACCACGTCTGCCTCGTGGCGCAGCGAGTACTTGTTGCGCACTCGCCTGCTCAGGAGCGTGGTTCGTGGAAAGCCgggtagtggtggtgttgggacgTCTACGAAAGCCAGCCAGAAGAAGTCCGGTGCTGTGTTGACGTACAATTCGAAACTGCCGTGGATGATATCGACCGTTCATGCCAACTTCACTGGTGGCAGGCAAGGACCGAAGGTCATTCATGGCTCTCGCGACCTCGGTATCGCCACGACCAGCGATCCGACTACGGGTCGACTGGACAAGGTCGGGCTCGATGACCCCTTTTCGTTTCAGCAGTTGGATGAGGTTTTCCCCGACCTTGACTTTTGGGGTCTGGATGACGGCCTGGCTGCGGTTCCAAATGTTTTGGATGTGAGCCAGCAGTATGGATtggttggtggagaaggcTTTCCTGGTGGCCGGGTGTACTTCAAGGGTGCTGGAGACTTGCGTGGCAAGTATCTGGGCCAGGACGATGTCATTATTGACATGGAACCCGAGATTCCTAAGATCCCGGAGCTCATGGAGGCTGTCTCTGCTGTTTGGATTGCCAAGACGCCCAACCCCATGCAGGTGACAAACTCCATGGTAGGCATCATGACTGGTTCTACGCTCGGTGTTGTAACTGCTTACACACTGGGCATTGACTCAACTGGGCCTCGGTTTTCCAAGGGCGACATGACCGCTCGCTGGGTTCTCTGCCCAGGTGTTCCCGTTGTCGACATCAAGGTGGATGATAACTACAGCTTGAAGCGCAAAGCTCTGGGTCGAGTTTGGGCCGTTGCTTTGAACGCGTTGGGTGAGGTATTCTACCTTCGGGATGTTCCCACGCCGCCCCTGGTCAAAGGCAAGCTCGAACAGATGGTCAGGCACGCCTGGTACTCTGGTCGGACTGCCTACTGGGAACTCATCGAGGCCACTCGCCGTACGGCTAGACCTGATGAGTTTGATAGGAACGTCGTCCGTGGCTCTTACTCACCCCGATCACCTTGCAATTCTATGAGATTGAACAAAGACCAGATCATTGCTGAGTCCAAGGAAATCGAAAAGTTCTTTCGATACAAGCCTGAACATTGGCGGAAGGCGTGCCTCGGCTGGGACATGCTGCGCAAGCTCGAGGTCGACTTTGCTGGGGGGGATGAAAACAGAGCTGGGGAAGGCATTTTTGTGGTCACCATGGGTCATGGCAGGGGCGAACAGGCATCTGTCCTCAGGCTTGTCCGGGCAGAGAGTCGGCCTCTGGTGACTACGCCTTCAGGGCCGACGACACCCCTGGCTCAGCCTTTTCATTCGTCCATTTTCGGTGATCAGGTGGTTCCGAATGGACCGGGCAAAACATCTGTCGGCTCTGGTCTGAACACTCCTCGAACCGAGGAGAATGCCGCAAAACCGGACTCTGAGGAATGGAAGCTCACTGAGTTCACTTTCAAGAGCAATGCCAGTACCGAGATTACGGCGAGCTCCATGGACCTCTCCACCTTTGCAGTCATGGCGCCTTTCGAAGATCCTCTGCATTCTGGCTCGCAGCTCGCTGACCCTCCTGGCACGCCTACTTCTGGGCATGCTTCGGGTGAGATTCCGGGCCGCCGCGCGCGCTTGTTGGCCATTGGCACCAGCACCGGGTCGATTGTGCTGTGGAATGCGCGAGACGCGTCCCCCGTGGTGAAGCCGGTGAGAGTCATTCAAACCGACTCGCCTGAGATCTCCAGTCTGGGTGTGTCGGCGTTGTATGTAGTTCACGGAGGTAGTGACGGGCTCGTGCAAGCATGGGACCCTCTGGCCTCGACGCTTGAGCCCATAAGAACGCTCAACGCCAGACCCTCGGGACGCATTCCACGCCACATCCTCCAATCAAACCCTGCTCTCCAACACGCCAACTTCTACAAGGTCGGTGCCATTTTTTTGGACCCTGACCCGACGGCCTTGCGTGGTGTCCTTGCGTTTGGTACATTTCTGCGATACTGGACCTACAGCTCTACCAACCAAGTAACTGGACGCAAGCGTCGCCATCGTCACAATGATGTTCACGGGCGGCTGGCTGGTCGCCGTGATGGTGCCGGTGTTGACTCGTACATTGCGGCTGAAGCGGCAGAGATGCGCAGGGAGCAGGAACACCGCTCCAAGGAACTCGACCGTCTCCGCAAGCGGTTTGGTGTCGGTCTTGCTGAGCtcaccgaggaggaagcgcTGCAGTATGCCCAGATGATCTCGGAAGAGTCGCTTCTTTTGGATGAACAGCGCCGCTTCAGCGCAAGTGACACGGCCAGTGGATCGAATGCCGATTTTGGGTCGTTGGATGGGAGCAGCAGTGGCagcagtagcagcagcactgCTGAGACCATCACCCCTGAACCGAGCATTTCCAATGGTGGTGTTGCCACTGCCGCGTGGGCGAGTTCTTCCTCTGTGGTTTTGGCTCCTTTGCCAGAGGAGACGACGGAGGACGATTTCGAGGCGCAGATGCAGAGGGCGATTAGGTTGTCGCTTCTGGAGAGCGGGGGGGATTCTTCGGGGCAGGTGACTAATTGCTATTCTCCGGTTGGGCAGCATCagagtgaggaggatctGGAGATGTATCAAGAGTTTCAGGTGGTGGTTAAGAAACCTaatgggagggggaagaaggataaGGGGAAGGGTGTTATGaatgggggcgggggtggtgggagtggaTCGAATGCAATAGTGGATAAGATGTATGGGTATAACGGGGTTAGTGGGGTCAACAGTGTTGTTGActtgggcggtggtggtggtgacggggagatggatgatgatttgGCGTTGGCATTGAGGTTGAGtatgttggaggaggaggagaggttgaggaggttgggggaggagagggaggaaggggtggtgaatggggaatgggagagggagggggagggggaggaggagtttccTGCTttggaggtgaaggggaaggggaaggggagggctTGA
- a CDS encoding hypothetical protein (EggNog:ENOG503P2AR), translating to MSSPAQGGPSIPKEKDKKGLGKVLSRMKTVLKKADPSRRLSTLGGSKAAGPSSATPAAPANEPAEELIPISPPAQSLAAKKPDDPNAIRVPRSQLFAERAKKLGELYGLELKPSEWHSTEGHALRVEKPIKMRVHRRCHLCNTSFGLGKECPKCKHPRCKTCPRVPPKRTEAEREESRKKRAALIKEREANAPIIPDWDTTAKKVVLKRPAKTGGQDRIYQKQRQRIRRTCCQCQKLIPGGTKTCECCQHTRCTDCPRDPAKKDKYPFGYPGDAPGTKVGHYTCLDCKHNFSEEPSDDKVCPKCSCKKTERLTPRKVQPEPDPEVVKSLAARLENIGIS from the exons atgAGTTCACCGGCACAAGGGGGACCGTCGATCccaaaggagaaggacaagaaggggCTTGGAAAGGTTCTGTCTAGGATGAAGACTGTTCTCAAGAAAGCCGACCCGTCACGCCGTCTTTCGACCTTGGGCGGCTCCAAGGCTGCTGGACCTTCCTCTGCCACTCCTGCTGCACCGGCCAATGAGCCTGCCGAGGAATTGATCCCCATCAG CCCTCCTGCCCAGTCTCtggcggccaagaagcccGATGATCCCAATGCCATCAGGGTTCCTAGGTCTCAGCTCTTTGCTGAGAGGGCGAAGAAGCTCGGCGAGCTGTATGGTTTGGAGCTGAAGCCCAGCGAATGGCACTCGACTGAAGGACACGCCCTGCGTGTCGAGAAGCCGATCAAGATGCGCGTGCACAGGAGATGCCATCTGTGCAACACCTCTTTCGGACTCGGAAAGGAATGCCCCAAGTGCAAGCACCCTCGCTGCAAGACTTGCCCACGCGTTCCTCCCAAGAGGACCGAggccgagagggaggaaAGCCGCAAGAAGCGCGCGGCTCTCATCAAGGAGCGCGAGGCGAAcgcccccatcatccccgacTGGGACACGACAGCTAAGAAGGTCGTTCTCAAGAGACCTGCGAAGACGGGAGGACAGGATCGCATCTACCAGAAGCAGAGGCAGCGCATCAGGAGAACCTGCTGTCAATGCCAGAAACTGATCCCTGGCGGTACCAAGACGTGCGAGTGTTGCCAACACACTCGCTGTACCGATTGCCCTCGTGACCC AGCCAAAAAGGACAAATATCCGTTTGGTTATCCAGGTGACGCCCCTGGTACCAAGGTCGGTCATTACACGTGCCTGGACTGCAAGCACAACTTTTCTGAAGAGCCTTCGGACGACAAAGTTTGTCCCAAGTGTTCATGCAAAAAAACAGAACGCTTGACACCGCGGAAGGTCCAACCAGAACCAGATCCAGAGGTGGTTAAAAGCCTGGCGGCCAGACTGGAGAACATTGGGATCTCTTGA